The DNA region ctttcttCTAGAGAGGCCAAGACCTTTTTGCTAGTTGTCGGCGGGCTTGTCTCATTCCTCGGTTTTCTGTCCAATGTCCTGATTCTGTTTAAGCGTTTATTTATAGATAGATTCCTTTGCGATATCTTCTTTCCTTGGATTCTTTTGGCAGGTAGTTTTGTGTTGTTTACTAATGTGCGAGGGAGGGGGTGTGTGTAGGGCTGCTTATTGAGGGGCGTCTGAATGTGGGTGGGTTTTGGGTAGGGATGTTTATTGCGGGGGGTCTGAAGGTGGGTGGGTTGTGAGTGAAGGGATTGCATTTTGTTGATAGATAGTCTTTGCTTTGCTTCTTGGAAAACAGGACATCCTTTATAGCTGCTAACGTGGCTTCCATTGCAGTTTGCACAAGTAGCCGGAAGGTTTTTGGGTTTGGTGCATGAGACCGTGGCGTGCAGCTGGCCACATTTCATACATTTAAACGGGTTTCtgcaataattttttgtgtgtcCAAAGCATTGGCAGCGATGGCATTGTGTAGGATCCTTCGATACCCGTTTCCTTTCAACCTTGACCGTTTGTCCTCCAAGGGATTTTATTAGCAGGACCTTAAGATGGCTGCCGTCAGCCTTGGGTACAACCTCAACCTCATGGATGCGCATAGGATTTCTCGTGTCCCTAAACTGCATTGCCCTGATAAATTTTGTAGCTATACCGATGTCTTGAAGTTGGCTTTCAATCCATTTGGTCGGGGTTGACTGGTGGAGGTGCCTAATTACAATTTGGAAGCCCTTTGCACTCTTTGGCTGGTGAGAGTGTAGGGGAATGTTTGCTTCAAGGAGGACATTCTGAATTGCATTGTAGGCGTCCATCGTTTTAGCCTGGATTCTAATATTGTTGCCAAGTTCAGACTTGGTAGTAAAGCTATTTACCCCGGCTTTATAGTTTAGTTTTTCTATTAGCGGGATAATCTGCTGTATATTGGACAGGAAGATTGATGGTGGTTTTCTGCTAGCTGGAACAGTTTTCCAGGGCGGTAGGTCGGGATCGGCTGCTGCGTTTGAGGGACTTATTGCTGGAGCTGTGTCCATTTCAGCTGACTTCTGCAGGGATTCTCTTCTCGAGTCTTGCCGAATCTTAATAGCTGCTTTGCTTTTGAATAAGGGTGTTTCAGAGAGTAGGTTTGTGACCCCCAGATCATCATCAGAGAAGTCGTCGCGTATTCTAACCTTTTTGTTAGAGGTTTGAAGTAGGCCTTCATCAAGACAGTCCCCACGGCGCTTCCCAGGAGTTTTAGGAGAAATCAGTgttttatttagattttttcTAGCTGCAGTCGGAGGGCGTCCGAGGGCGGCAGAGTCATGTTTTGCTTGAGGGGGATTTTGCATTGGAGTTGGTGAGCGTTTTGCATTTTCTCTAATCAGCTCTGCAAAAGTTTTGACAGGAAAAATATTCTGAGTAGCTGTGGGTTTGTCTGTGTAAGTGACAGCACTGATTGCTGGGCTTGGGTTTGTGTCTTGGGCGGCATGCAATGCGTTTATGGCGGGCTTTATTGGTTTTGTCTGGCGTGAGTATGTGTGGGAGGGAGAAGCTGCTTTTGCGGTTTTTAATGCTTTGGTTGCATTGGTGTCGTTATATTGTGTGGGTATGTTTATATGTGTTTTGGCGGGAATAAAGTTTTGTGAtgctgtgtgtttgtttgtgtgggtgagtgtcTTGGCTGCTATGCTTGTTATTTGCTTCTGGGAGAGGGGTGAGGGGCTTAAAGCGGGCTGTGTTGGCTTGGTTTCACTTAGGTGTGAGTGTGGGGAGAGAATTAATTTAGCGGTTTTTGATGCTGTGGCTGCACTAGTGTCGTTATGTTGTGTGGGTGAGTTAATGTGTGTTTTGGCGGAAAAGAGATTTTGTGATgctgtgtttttgtgtttgtctGTATGGGTGTGTGTCCCGGCTGTTTCGCTTGTGATTTGCTTTTGTGTGAGGGGTGAAATGTTTTTGGCGGGCTGTGTTGGCTTGGTTTCACTTTGGTGTGAGTGTGAAgagaaatttattttagcgGTTTTTGATGCTTTGGTTGCATTAGTGTCATTATATTGTGTGGGGGAGTTTATATGTGTTTTGGCGGGAACTAGGTTTTGTGATGCTATGAGTTTGTCTGTGTGGGTGAGTGTCTCGGCTGCTTTGTTTGCAATAGGCTTTTGGGTGCGGGGTGAGGGGTCTTTGGCGGGCTGTGTTGGCTTGGTTTCACGTAGGTGTAACTGTGTAGAAATTATTTTGGCGGTTTTTGATGCTTTGGTTGCATTAATGTCGTCATCTTGTGTAGGTGTGTCTACATGTGTTTTGTCGGGTAGATTTTTCTGTGTTACTGTAATTTTGTCTGTGTAGCTAAGAGTTTTGGGTGCTGAGTTTGTGCTTAATTCTTTGGAAGGGGGCGAGGGTTTGGCGGGCtttatctgtgtgtgtgtgggagaaATTATTCTAGCTGTTTTAGCTGCTTTCAATGTATTGAATGCACTGGCGTCATCTTCTTGTGTAGGCGTGTCTACATGTGTTAGTGGCGAGGAAGTGCTAAAATTCTTGATAATGGAAATGGGGAAGGGGCTATTGGCAGGCTTTTTTTCATTGGCTTCTGTGGTATTAGCAGTATTTCCGCATTTATCAACAAATAAAGGATCTGGCAATatggtatttttattttcatttaatacaatattttcaaaatcGTAAGATTTCATGTCAGCTTTTGGGTTGTGTAGGCTTCTTCTTACTATGGTGGTTTCGTTTGACGTTGGCGTGGTGTCCAGCGATGAGACTATAATTGACGGCGGCGACGAAGGTTGGTTACTATCATCCGACGAGATAGATAGTACTGTTGCCCATCCTTCATTTATGTCTCCATTATGGCCGtccattttgttgttgcgtttCGTGTTTTTCACTTTAAATAGCTGCTGCACAGGCGCCACTGCCGGGTTAAAAAAGCTACTGACTTGCCGATTTGTGTTCGGAGCGAAGGCGGGCTGTTGGACTTCGATAAATCGACAGGAAAAAACACGGCTGGTACTCGATGTTATAGTATTTTTAACCACCTGATTGTTATCGATATCCCGCGAAGCTTTTACCGGCATCGGTAGCTGGTCTCACACTCCGATTTAAATTTGGAGCGTTGGCGGGCTGTTTGACTTCGATTAATcggaaggaaaaaaaaaaaaaaaaaaaaacatggtTGGTACTCGATGTTCTAATATTTTTACCGCCAAATTGTTATCGATATACCGCGAAGCTTTTAACGGCTTCGGTATCTGGTCTCACACTCCGATTTATGTTTTGAGCGTTGGCGGGCTATTGGGCTTCGATATATCGGCAGGAAAAACATGTCTGGTACTCGATGTTCTAGCATTTTAACCGCCAAATTGTTATCGATGTCCCGCGACGCGTTTCCCGGTATTGTTGGCATTATCGGTAGCTGGTCCCACAACTCCTAGGCAAGAAGCGTGTGTAAATTGTGTAAGTGATTAAATGTGTTATAGTTTTGAGCAGTAATTAACaatattattgttgctttCAGTGTCGTTGCTCACAACGCCGCTGCGGAGATGCCAGCATATAACAGGCAACGGCCCATCCGGACCGTCAACCCCAATGCATGCATTCCAACTGTGGCTGGCGAAAAGCATGCGGCGCAGTGTGACGTCATCAACAGGAAGAAGCCGGTTGGCcgtaaatgcaattttatacCAATCTGTGGGGGAAAAATTAATCAATACTTATTTTTTCCAGATCGGATTGTCGAATCATTTGCCGGTCCAATACGGTTTGGGCAGGGGCCAAGCTAGGAGTATGCCATCTGGCAGCTGCGGCAAAACATTGCCTTCTGCTAATTCCGCCGTTGCTGTTTTAGCTGCTAGTGAGTGTGTCACCGCCTACATGAGCCGAAGAGCCGAGGCTGGCGCCAGTTTGCATTTATGAgccgctgccgttgctgctgcaggcATCGGAGAGGTGGGCAGCGTAGGCCTGCTTCCATCTTCAGGCTGCTGTCCGTCGGATGACCGTCGTCTTCTCCATCTAACAAGCCCCTGTTACCGGCCAGGGCCAGGCGAGGAGTACGGGACGTCTGAAAGTGCCGATGGTTTTTGCTGAGGATCCATTTCCTGCTACCGGTGCcgctggtgttgttgctgctgttgctggtgagTGTGTCGCCGCCTGATGCATTTCAACACACAAAATGTATTAGAAGGGGAGAAACTAATCCAGTCTTCTTTCTTCCAGGGTGACAAGCCACTGTTTGCTGGCACGTGATGATTGACCAGGTGCCAAGAAGAAGTCAAGTCGCAGGGAATTGTCAAAGGCCAAAAACACCCTCTGCTGCCGATGCTGAGGGCATCggtgctgatgttgctgctgctgcacagtGAGTCGTTCAGGTGAGGGCTGGCGTCAGTGTTCGCAATTTGGACGTCTGTATCTTCTGCTGTTATTTCAGGATTTACTGTTCTTATTGCATGGCAAGCCTGTTGCCGCCGGCCGAAAGGACGCGCATTGGTGTCTCCAGTGTCTTCGCCCAGGCCTTCAGCCGGCTCCTGCCAAGCGTTTCAGACGGTCCCTGTGAAAGCCGCTGGTGCGCTGCATCATACAGCAGTTGAATTGGAGTTGTTTTGGACACAGCCATGCAGACGCCGCTGACCCTGCTggcgctgttgttgctgccgctgatgTTATGCTGTTCCAGTCTCTCCTCATTCATCTGGTTCGCAAAGCCCTGACGCTGCGTATGCGACCCCTGGTGCTGCTTCCCATGCTTCAGTAACTTCTCCTCCAGCTTATTGTTGGTGGGCGTGCATCGGGGGCGGATCCTCAAGTTTCCGGCGCTTCAGTCTCCACATCCGGGCTTTCAGAGAgggcttttgttgttgcttttgccgGCCTTGCTTCTGCTGATTGCTGTAGCTGCTGCCATTGTGGGCTAGacctgtttctgctgctgttgttgtgtcGTGGAGGTTTGGTGAGAGAGATTGTAAGGAATGGAAAGAAAACTAATACATATTCTCTTTCTTTCAGGGAGGAGCGCTGATGAGGCGTcagatgcagcagcaaatgGAGCCGTGAAAGCAGAAATACCGCAGGCGCTAAAGCCCCCGGTTGGAAAGGAAGAATGCGCCGCAGTCCCGCGTCTTCAACAGGAATACGCCAGTTTGCCACGAGTGATGATCCTGCTTGCGGTTCCTTTGCTGCGGCAGTTTCTGCTTTTGGGGCAAACATACACAGCATGCTGTTCAAGGCGCTATTCCGGCCACCGGATTTACGACGCCCCGCTTCTGCGTAGGCATACGCTGCCGGATCCTCCAGTTAATGGCGCTTCAGACCCCTAATGCAGGGCTTCCGGATTGGTGGACGTGGGCGGCATGTTGTTCTTCACCCTGTCGTGCTTCTGCTCGGTGCCGTTTCTGGCCTTGCCGGGATTATTGCTGTCGCATTAGGTGAGCCAAGCAGCTGCAAGTCGTCTGCTGCCgatgttgttgtagttgctgctgttggtgaGAAGGGTCGTAAGCTGAAGGGGAGAAATTAATCCGTGCTTCCTTCCTTATTCCAGGACGAAACGCCGGGAAAATTTGTCGGTCCAGTACAATTTGCCTGACCCCGAACGAGGAGTCGGGTCGTCGGAGAATGCCGAAAGGCTTCTGCTACAAAGTCTCttcctgctgttgctgacgCTGTATGCTGTTCCCGCTGCTCGCTAGTGAGTGCATCGCCGCATCAAGATCTCGCTCAGCATGGGGGAGCTGATTAGCACGATGCCGCATATATGCCATGATGTGAGCTTCCCATCTGTGGCTGGAGGGAAAAAATCGCCGCAGTCCAGCGTCATCTGCATGAAGGCGCCGGTTGTCCAGGAAAGAAATTTAATCCAATAGCtaaagggaaaaaaaaaaaaaaaaactaatccatgcttatttctttttttttccagagCGAGTCTCCAGGGGCCAAGCGAGGAGTCTGGTCGTCGGAAGTTGCCAGATGGAATCTGCTGCGAAACattatgctgctgctgccaatattgttgttgttgctgcatgCTGGACTGCATGCACCATTGTTGCTGCATGGCAAGCATGTTGCCCCCGGTCAACCAGCTGAGCGTGATTGAAATGTTGCTGATGACGCCGTCTCATGGCCAAGCATTGCAGGCAGTCCTCATAAGCGCGACCGCCGCGTCGGCATAACACCGCCAAAAGGACCGATTGCTAAGATGGACTCGGTCACGCAGGGGGCGCCGACCCTACTGCCGCTGTCGTTGTTGCTTTTGGGGCAAAAGCGCGCCTCACACTAGAGCCCCGCCTCCTCAGGAAGACCGGATTTGCCATGCCGGCGTTGGGCTCAGGGTCATACAGGCCTACAGAAATGGTGGGTGTGGGCGGCGAAATGTTCAGCACACCACCAGGCCTCCTCCTCAACTGATTCTGgtcttgctgctgctgttgttgctgacTTGGTGAGCTAATGCTTTTGTCAGTCGCCCGAtgcgctgttgctgttgttgtgatTTAGTTTATGAGAAAAGGAAAGTGAATTAAAACATGTTATCTCTCTTTTAGGTTGGAGCGCTGGTGTGTCGCCCAATACGGCAGCAGATGGATCCATAAGGAGCCAATAAGGCGGAAAGACCGCAGTCGCAAGTCCCTCGGTTGGAAAGTAAAGATGGATTTTCAATAGCGTCAGGAGAAATGATTTGAGAACGCAGCTTGTGCCATGCAGgcataattattttgttaacCAGTAGGTGATTAGTTAAGTTAATTTTACcataatatatataagcaGATTTCCCTTTTTATGTAACCTGTAACTTAGCCTTTAgcctttttatatttctttcctctcttttcaatattttgccACCCCTTCCGCCAGTTTTGATTATTTCTGCCTTCTGCTCCTGTCCtggtttgttttgatttaattttagtcCCCTTCATAGTCGGGTAGGATTATTCGTTGTACATTTAATGGTTGCCCTCTGAATTTTTCTATAACTTCCTGCCTGGTTAGGTCGCCCTTTCtatattgtttattatatCGGTTTATTTCCAATTCGCACCATCTATCTGGAGGCCACTTTTGGTTTTCCctttctcttttttccctttcttcctgtttttttattcttttgagctcttcctcctcttcctctAGTCTCAGCAAGGTGGGGAGTTCAGTTAGATGCATTTGTCTTattttctctctctcgctACGCTTTTTTACGGTTCTGCAGTCATCTATATCAGGGATTTTTAAGAGTTTAGGTGAGAGGGTAAGTCCAGTCTGCTTTTGCGTGATATGATCATTTGTCATTTTAAAGTACCTCTGCCTGCTTCTTTCTAGTCTGTTCGGGATATAGTGCCTAGAGAGAATCCTGCGAACAGCTATATTTGGGTGCgattttatagtttctgagaaCCTGTGCATAGCCTGTTGATAGAATTCTTCTACTGTTTTGACGCCAAAAAGGTCCCTTATAGTTTGGTTTCTCGTATATCTTCCCGCTCTACATATGTCtcttatttttctgttttcctcAACCTGGACCCTCCTTATCTGTGCATCTGTCACAAGGGGACCCCAAGCTGCTATGGCATACTGCCATATTGGTGATAAAACTGATTTAAGGATCAGTATCTTAGTTTTAGTAGGGAGTTTACTTCTTCCGTTTAGGATCCATGTCAATTTTCTGTAGGCTGTAGAGTATTTACCCAATAGCTTTGTGACGTGAGAGCTAAGGGTTAGCTTGCTATCAAGGGTTACGCCAAGGTATGATTGCTTGCTTTCCTTCTTTATTGTTTGACCCTTGATCTTCACATTCATTGAGTTTGTAGGTAAGTCGTTTTTTAATGTAAAAATGACATGTCCGGTTTTAGCAGCGTTTACTGAGATACCCCATTTGTCCGCCCAGTCCGAAAATGTCTTGAGGTAGTTTTCGTTGTTTCTTGTGGCGGCAGTTGCTAGTGTGTCTGAGCTGAGGACTATAGTGTCGTCTGCGTATGTTGAGAGCATAATTCTTTGTGTTGGTGAAGGGCGGTAGATATATGGGAGGGGCATGTCAGAGGAGAAGATAGAGTAAAGTAGTGGTCCGAGATTGCTTCCTTGAGGCACTCCTGCGCCTATTTGTCCTGTTCTCGAAGTCTCTCCTGCTTGGTCTTTAACTTCGAACGTTCTATTTGTAAGGTAGCTCTCCAGTATAATGTATAGGTTGTAAGGTAGGATCTTAGCTAATTTAAGTAAAAGGCCTTCGTGCCATACCCTATCAAAGGCCTCAGAGATGTCAAGGAAAACCGCTGAGCAGTATTCCTTCCGCTCGAAGGCCTCGAGGATGAACTGGGTGACCCTGGCTATTTGCTGCTCAGTTCCGTGCTCTTTTCTGAAGCCAAATTGGTGCAGTGGTATGGCTTTTTTGAATAGATCTACCCTGAAAAGTCTTTTTAGGAGTAGTCTTTCAAACATTTTAGAGAGTCCCGAGAGTAGACTAATCGGCCTGTATGACTTCGGCTCGTTTGAGCTTTTCCCTGGCTTCAGGATCATTTTTACCTGTGCATGTTTCCAGGCTTCAGGGTAGTATCCTAATCTAAGTATGGAGTTATAGATTAGGATAAGGTACAGGGTAGCTTTAGTCGGTAGGGTTTTTATGAGCTGGTTTGTTATAAGGTCTTTACCAGGTGCTTTGCTATTctttaagttttttatttcttcatttaattCGTTTAGCGTAATGGGTTGGTTATGGGGGTTTTTGTTTAGATTATGTCGTTCTGTTAGCATGCTTTCCTTAATTATTCTTAGTCCGGTGTTAACCTTATCTATGTGGTAATCAGgtacaattttatttggcttgAATCTTCCTTCCAAGTGGGAGACAAACGCTTCTGTTGTCTTCTTAATTGTTTTAGTCCATTTAGGgccttttttggtttctaaTTTGAGGGGAAAGTTGGGTTGATTCATTTTTTCCCTTCATCTAGCAGCCTCCAAATTTTCCTCATTCTGTCCGGGTTATTTGTGTCAATTCCTTCAATTTGCTCATTGATTCTCTTTTCTCTTaagattttaattgcttttttaAGTCGATTTTCAGCTgcttttagtttagttttgtCCTCGTTCGTTCTAGTAGCTTTAAAAATTCtactttgtatacgttttTCTTCCAGCAATCTGCTTGTGTTTTCGTCTAGTGTGAGCGTATGACTATTTCTGTTAGCTTGCCCATATCTTCTTCTGTGGTTATCAGGAATTCTTGGGGAGGGAGTTGATTCAGCAGCCGAGTCCTTGATGTTTTTAATAAAGATGTTTATGGCGTCATTTATGTCTTCTGCTACCCTTATCTCAGTGTTTAGAAGTATCTTCCTTTCTAGAACGTTCTTAAAGAGCTCAATGTTCGTTGTTTTCTTGAGgatattgttgttttgtttttgcagggAGATGGTTTTTATATCTAGGTTTATCTCAAGTAAGATGGGAAGATGGTCTGAGGATAGGTGTGCACTTGAGGAGATTCTTTTTTCATACCTGCCAAGCCGTTTACATATCGAGAAGTCTATTGCTGACGGGCTTTTCCTTGTATCGTGCGGGAAATGTGTAGCGCTGCCAGTCGCGACGATTTCAGCCATGGAGTCTGCTTGAATTGCATCGTAGAGTGCGGCGCCACGTTGGCAGGCGCGTATACAACCCCATTGTCTATGTTTTGCGTTCCAGTCGCCACATAGAATGAGCTTAGTCTGCCC from Drosophila santomea strain STO CAGO 1482 chromosome 3R, Prin_Dsan_1.1, whole genome shotgun sequence includes:
- the LOC120451113 gene encoding uncharacterized protein LOC120451113 produces the protein MPVKASRDIDNNQVVKNTITSSTSRVFSCRFIEVQQPAFAPNTNRQVSSFFNPAVAPVQQLFKVKNTKRNNKMDGHNGDINEGWATVLSISSDDSNQPSSPPSIIVSSLDTTPTSNETTIVRRSLHNPKADMKSYDFENIVLNENKNTILPDPLFVDKCGNTANTTEANEKKPANSPFPISIIKNFSTSSPLTHVDTPTQEDDASAFNTLKAAKTARIISPTHTQIKPAKPSPPSKELSTNSAPKTLSYTDKITVTQKNLPDKTHVDTPTQDDDINATKASKTAKIISTQLHLRETKPTQPAKDPSPRTQKPIANKAAETLTHTDKLIASQNLVPAKTHINSPTQYNDTNATKASKTAKINFSSHSHQSETKPTQPAKNISPLTQKQITSETAGTHTHTDKHKNTASQNLFSAKTHINSPTQHNDTSAATASKTAKLILSPHSHLSETKPTQPALSPSPLSQKQITSIAAKTLTHTNKHTASQNFIPAKTHINIPTQYNDTNATKALKTAKAASPSHTYSRQTKPIKPAINALHAAQDTNPSPAISAVTYTDKPTATQNIFPVKTFAELIRENAKRSPTPMQNPPQAKHDSAALGRPPTAARKNLNKTLISPKTPGKRRGDCLDEGLLQTSNKKVRIRDDFSDDDLGVTNLLSETPLFKSKAAIKIRQDSRRESLQKSAEMDTAPAISPSNAAADPDLPPWKTVPASRKPPSIFLSNIQQIIPLIEKLNYKAGVNSFTTKSELGNNIRIQAKTMDAYNAIQNVLLEANIPLHSHQPKSAKGFQIVIRHLHQSTPTKWIESQLQDIGIATKFIRAMQFRDTRNPMRIHEVEVVPKADGSHLKVLLIKSLGGQTVKVERKRVSKDPTQCHRCQCFGHTKNYCRNPFKCMKCGQLHATVSCTKPKNLPATCANCNGSHVSSYKGCPVFQEAKQRLSINKMQSLHSQPTHLQTPRNKHPYPKPTHIQTPLNKQPYTHPLPRTLVNNTKLPAKRIQGKKISQRNLSINKRLNRIRTLDRKPRNETSPPTTSKKVLASLEESRKNPNSALNPANTHLTHFRPPPLAQNIPNDESKEVSGEQYLLNRIEGMEKKLNNLLEIVTRLLSQGKDCPKSPKNPFRDPIFV